The following proteins are encoded in a genomic region of Acidobacteriota bacterium:
- a CDS encoding fumarylacetoacetate hydrolase family protein, translating to MRLLNFHTAPGRARLGLVENGVVLDLTALAGADERFRSVVSLIADGPPALERARALADRHRSDAARWAALDGCEHAPLIGSAQRVFAVGLNYADHAAENNLPIPDAPVFFTKLASGVVPAGRAIPLPACSQQVDYEAELAVMIGRRVRHASEAAARECIAGYTILNDVTARDLQIQHSQWFRGKNCDGFAPLGPWLVTADEVRDPDDLDITLRLNGRERQRSNSRNLIFKPPALIAFLSRTLTLEPGDIITTGTPAGVGFHGKPPVFLQPGDVVEVEVSGVGVLRNPVVCEET from the coding sequence ATGAGGCTCCTCAACTTTCACACGGCTCCCGGACGCGCGCGGCTCGGCCTGGTCGAGAACGGTGTCGTGCTCGATCTCACGGCGCTCGCGGGCGCGGACGAGCGATTCCGGTCCGTTGTGAGCCTGATCGCTGATGGTCCGCCGGCGCTCGAACGCGCGCGCGCGCTCGCCGATCGGCACCGCTCGGACGCCGCGCGGTGGGCCGCGCTCGACGGCTGCGAGCACGCGCCGCTCATCGGCTCGGCACAGCGCGTCTTTGCGGTGGGGCTCAACTACGCGGATCACGCGGCCGAGAACAATCTGCCGATTCCGGATGCGCCGGTCTTCTTCACGAAGCTGGCCTCGGGCGTCGTGCCAGCCGGGCGGGCGATCCCACTGCCCGCCTGCTCGCAGCAGGTGGACTACGAGGCGGAGCTGGCCGTGATGATCGGACGGCGCGTCCGGCACGCGAGTGAAGCGGCGGCCAGGGAGTGCATCGCGGGCTATACGATCCTGAACGACGTCACGGCCCGCGACCTGCAGATCCAGCACTCGCAGTGGTTCCGCGGGAAGAACTGCGACGGCTTCGCGCCGCTCGGCCCCTGGCTGGTCACCGCCGACGAGGTGCGGGATCCCGACGACCTGGACATCACGCTCCGGCTGAACGGACGCGAGCGGCAGCGCTCGAACAGCCGGAACCTGATTTTCAAGCCGCCGGCGCTGATCGCGTTCCTCTCGCGGACGCTGACCCTGGAGCCGGGGGATATCATCACCACCGGCACGCCGGCCGGCGTCGGTTTCCACGGCAAGCCGCCAGTGTTCCTTCAGCCCGGCGACGTCGTCGAGGTCGAGGTCAGTGGCGTGGGTGTGCTGCGCAACCCTGTCGTATGCGAGGAGACATAG
- a CDS encoding DegT/DnrJ/EryC1/StrS family aminotransferase, translating to MLGLHGGTPVRARCFPAWPVHGDEEARALLDVLHSTQWGGYSPKVRECEEAFARSQGAAHAISCANGTVALEAVLRAVGLTCGDEVIVPPFTFAATATAVGLCQGYPVFADIDPRTLNLAPQAVEAAITPRTRAIIVVHFGGHPADMDAFTALAERRGLALIEDAAHAHGARWRGTPVGTFGVAGTFSFQSFKLLTAGEGGMIVTRSTAMADALWAYCNQGRRKNGGWYEHFTLGTNGRMTGFQAAVLLEQLRRLPEQSRRRHDNVCYLRRQLQSVPGVSLPEDDARVEAHPHYIVTLRYDKSQFADVERDLLVSALQAEGIPAQRTYPYPLYRNPVFQPRLVQFGRVPSCPCPQAQNYASLCLPESERACRDGIWLEHQVFLGDHRDMDDIVAAFQKIQRSSGVLARASGSAPIA from the coding sequence ATGCTGGGACTGCACGGCGGAACCCCGGTTCGCGCACGTTGTTTTCCTGCATGGCCCGTGCACGGAGACGAAGAGGCGCGCGCGCTGCTGGACGTGTTGCACAGCACCCAGTGGGGCGGTTACAGCCCCAAGGTGCGCGAGTGCGAGGAGGCGTTCGCCCGATCGCAGGGCGCGGCGCACGCGATCTCGTGCGCGAATGGAACCGTGGCCCTCGAGGCCGTGCTCCGCGCGGTCGGATTGACGTGCGGCGACGAGGTGATCGTCCCGCCGTTCACGTTCGCCGCCACCGCCACGGCCGTCGGGCTGTGCCAGGGGTACCCGGTGTTCGCCGACATCGATCCGCGCACGCTGAACCTCGCGCCGCAGGCGGTCGAGGCCGCCATCACGCCGCGCACGCGCGCGATCATCGTCGTCCACTTCGGGGGGCATCCTGCGGACATGGATGCCTTCACGGCGCTTGCCGAGCGGCGCGGGCTCGCGCTCATCGAGGACGCCGCACACGCGCACGGCGCCCGCTGGCGAGGGACCCCGGTCGGCACGTTCGGCGTGGCCGGGACCTTCAGCTTCCAGTCGTTCAAGCTGCTGACCGCCGGCGAAGGGGGCATGATCGTCACGCGCTCGACGGCGATGGCGGACGCGCTCTGGGCGTACTGCAATCAGGGGCGCCGCAAGAACGGCGGCTGGTACGAACACTTCACCCTCGGCACCAACGGCCGGATGACGGGATTCCAGGCCGCCGTGCTCCTGGAGCAATTGCGGCGGCTGCCGGAACAGAGCCGGCGCCGCCACGACAACGTCTGCTACCTCCGGCGGCAGCTGCAATCCGTTCCCGGCGTCTCACTCCCCGAGGACGATGCGCGCGTCGAGGCGCACCCGCACTACATCGTGACGCTGCGCTACGACAAGTCGCAGTTTGCGGATGTCGAGCGCGACCTGCTGGTCTCGGCGCTGCAGGCCGAGGGCATCCCGGCGCAGCGCACCTATCCGTATCCGCTGTACCGCAACCCGGTCTTCCAGCCTCGCCTCGTCCAATTCGGCCGCGTGCCGTCGTGCCCGTGCCCGCAGGCGCAGAATTACGCGTCGCTCTGCCTGCCGGAAAGCGAGCGCGCGTGCCGCGACGGGATCTGGCTCGAGCACCAGGTGTTCCTCGGCGATCACCGTGACATGGACGATATCGTCGCGGCCTTCCAGAAGATCCAGCGGTCCAGCGGCGTGCTGGCTCGCGCATCGGGCTCCGCGCCGATCGCATGA